ATCGTTGAGTAATTCCAAACCGGGACCGGAAATTGCGTCGCGTCCGGACTCCAGTACATAACCGCGATGGGCCATTTCCAAAGCTTTACGAGCATTTTGCTCTACGAGTACAATTGCCGTACCGCTTTGATTGATTTGTTTAATCTGCTCGAACACTTGTGTGACAAGGATGGGAGATAAAGCAGCAGATGGTTCATCAAGTAGTAATAAGCTAGGTTCTAACATCAACGCTTTACCCATCGCTAACATTTGACGTTCCCCACCTGAGAGAGTACCAGCACGTTGCTGACGGCGATCACTTAACTTAGGAAACATAGCAAATATTTTATCTTTCAGCGGTTTTAGGGGAACATTACGGACAAAAGCGCCCATTTCTAAATTTTCTTCCACGCTCAGGGAAGGAAAAACATTGGCGATTTGTGGTGTGTAGCACATTCCCCGTTGAACGATTTGGTTTGACTTTAGCCCAACGATATTTTCACCTTTAAAAGTAATTGTGCCTGTATGGGGAGTCAAAAGCCCAAAGATAGTTTTTGCCAAAGTCGATTTACCCGCACCGTTAGGACCGATAACTGTAACCAATTCTCCTGGTTCTACCCGGAAATTGACACCCTGCAGAATATCCACATCTTTGATGTAACCGGCGTGGACGTTTTGAGCTTCGAGTATGGGGGATGAACTGAGTGAATTAGACATAATTTTCTTACAATATTAGTAAAATATCTTTTATTGAACTATAGTTCGTTCGTCAATTTTGTAACACGAGGCGTTTCCCCTGCAACACTGCATAAAATATTCATTGCTTTTAACAATCTTCCTCTCGGTGCGCTTTTACGCTCGCAAAATTTTATCCCAATCTCTACAATATCTTTTGTAACTGAAAACAAATCGGGCGACATCGTCAACGGCTGGATATTTTTCTTTCCTTCAGGCAATGCGACCAGTTTCGTAATTATCTCATAGAGTTCATACACTGTCATGGCACGAGCAATAATTGGTAGCAGTGGTATCCCTTTATTCTCATTAGTCATCCCTTTCTGGGCAACTTTTCCGTCCATAATACGTAACTGTAGCAAACCAGTGTCATTTGCATTGCCTTCTGTAACAAAACGAGCATACACTCCCTCAGCAAGCTGACTCCACGGAGTGGCTAAAACATTCCCCGCTCCTGGTGTTCCATCATTCATCAAAAAAAGATCGGCTAGATTTTGCCAATTCCCTCCCTTCGCCACAAGACGATCGCGTACCTGTTTCATCGCAAACAAGCTACGTCCTGTGTCCCCAAGG
This genomic interval from Scytonema hofmannii PCC 7110 contains the following:
- a CDS encoding ABC transporter ATP-binding protein — encoded protein: MSNSLSSSPILEAQNVHAGYIKDVDILQGVNFRVEPGELVTVIGPNGAGKSTLAKTIFGLLTPHTGTITFKGENIVGLKSNQIVQRGMCYTPQIANVFPSLSVEENLEMGAFVRNVPLKPLKDKIFAMFPKLSDRRQQRAGTLSGGERQMLAMGKALMLEPSLLLLDEPSAALSPILVTQVFEQIKQINQSGTAIVLVEQNARKALEMAHRGYVLESGRDAISGPGLELLNDPKVGELYLGAGKSS